The following proteins come from a genomic window of Flavobacterium eburneipallidum:
- a CDS encoding AAA family ATPase — translation MNNINTLGELKKSGYETKSIKDELRHNLREKIKSGQPTFEGVHGFENTVIPELERAILSRHNINLLGLRGQAKTRLARKMIELLDEYIPFVTGSEINDDPLNPISRFAKDLIAEKGDATPISWLHRSERFFEKLATPDVTVADLIGDVDPIKAANLKLSYADDRVIHFGMIPRANRSIFVINELPDLQARIQVALFNILQEGDIQIRGFKLRMPLDMQFIFTANPEDYTNRGSIVTPLKDRIGSQILTHYPETIKIARTITEQEAKLDVAQSDLVYVPSLARDLLEQISFEARESEFIDNKSGVSARLSITAFENLLSTAERRALKSGVDKTTLRLSDFMGIIPAITGKVELVYEGEQEGAAIVAQHLIGDAIRTFFPGYFPKIEKLEKQGEKTPYTDTLEWFFAESGFELLDDCSDEEYKTILDSIAPLEVLVKKYQPQLEKEDSYFMKEFILWGLVEYKKLSKDRLSEGYQFKDLYGSYISKL, via the coding sequence ATGAACAACATAAACACACTAGGCGAATTAAAAAAATCAGGATACGAAACTAAAAGTATCAAAGACGAATTACGTCATAACTTACGAGAGAAAATAAAATCGGGACAACCAACTTTTGAAGGTGTTCACGGTTTTGAAAACACTGTTATTCCAGAATTGGAACGCGCCATTTTATCGCGTCATAATATTAATTTATTGGGACTTCGCGGTCAGGCAAAAACAAGATTAGCTCGCAAAATGATTGAACTATTAGACGAATACATTCCGTTTGTGACCGGTTCAGAAATTAATGATGATCCTTTGAACCCGATTTCACGTTTTGCTAAAGATCTAATTGCCGAAAAAGGAGATGCAACTCCAATATCCTGGTTACACCGAAGCGAACGTTTCTTCGAAAAACTCGCTACTCCAGATGTTACGGTTGCCGATTTAATTGGTGATGTTGATCCGATAAAAGCGGCCAATTTGAAATTATCGTATGCTGACGATCGTGTGATTCATTTTGGGATGATACCAAGAGCGAATCGTTCTATTTTCGTCATCAACGAATTACCCGATTTACAGGCCAGAATTCAGGTGGCATTATTTAATATTTTGCAGGAAGGCGACATTCAGATTCGTGGATTCAAATTAAGAATGCCTTTGGATATGCAATTTATCTTTACCGCCAATCCAGAAGATTATACCAATCGTGGCAGTATTGTAACACCTTTAAAAGACAGAATTGGTTCCCAAATCCTGACGCATTATCCGGAAACGATCAAAATTGCCAGAACCATTACAGAGCAGGAAGCTAAATTGGATGTTGCTCAAAGTGATTTGGTTTACGTTCCTTCATTAGCCAGAGATTTATTGGAACAAATCAGTTTTGAAGCCAGAGAAAGTGAATTTATCGATAACAAAAGTGGTGTAAGTGCTCGATTGAGCATAACGGCTTTTGAAAATTTATTAAGTACAGCCGAACGTCGTGCCTTGAAATCGGGAGTGGATAAAACGACTTTACGATTGTCTGACTTTATGGGAATCATTCCAGCGATTACAGGAAAAGTAGAATTGGTTTACGAAGGTGAGCAGGAGGGAGCAGCTATTGTAGCGCAACACTTAATTGGTGATGCGATTCGTACTTTCTTCCCCGGTTATTTTCCTAAAATTGAAAAATTGGAAAAGCAAGGCGAAAAAACACCTTATACCGATACTTTAGAATGGTTTTTTGCAGAAAGCGGTTTCGAATTATTAGACGATTGTTCGGATGAAGAATACAAAACTATTTTAGACAGCATCGCTCCATTGGAAGTTTTGGTCAAAAAATACCAGCCTCAATTAGAAAAAGAAGACAGCTATTTTATGAAAGAGTTTATTCTTTGGGGATTGGTAGAATATAAAAAATTGAGCAAAGACCGCCTTTCCGAAGGATATCAGTTCAAGGATTTATACGGCAGTTATATCAGCAAATTATAA
- a CDS encoding protein-glutamine glutaminase family protein, protein METANNNTIKKHPLLTPRKASVLDLDTANALFSEILQTGLPFGYQQANCHNISHYTRAFLKSKGVECAKIWAFAPMVYSSTNSKLITLTDKKNISPTGKIDWGYHVAPVLQVRIGNKVRKMVIDPGLFPKGIVRYRTWLAKLRTRKLIYLIMDSEWYLYNSSMVPNSELQYESDDFQPNIKLPEWFADKHITDFFRYDQDALNQHWIEQGLAVNETAIAFYDAEIKPILNSAQCEDLVYDYKMLVGNVFNFETVIRDGNWNYEMTTDFQIKHQEIIAKYRQIYWANLDKWKESMAFLNDATNKI, encoded by the coding sequence TTGGAAACAGCTAATAACAACACCATCAAAAAGCATCCACTATTAACGCCTCGAAAAGCTTCTGTACTCGATTTAGATACAGCAAATGCTTTATTTTCCGAAATTCTACAAACTGGGCTTCCTTTTGGGTATCAGCAAGCTAATTGTCATAACATTTCGCATTATACTCGGGCATTCTTAAAATCAAAAGGGGTTGAATGTGCCAAAATTTGGGCATTTGCACCCATGGTTTATTCTAGTACAAACAGTAAGTTAATTACGCTTACCGACAAAAAAAACATTTCTCCTACTGGAAAAATAGATTGGGGGTATCATGTGGCTCCAGTGCTACAAGTACGAATTGGAAATAAAGTGCGTAAAATGGTTATTGATCCGGGATTATTCCCTAAAGGTATTGTGCGCTATAGAACTTGGCTTGCCAAATTAAGAACCAGAAAACTCATTTATTTAATTATGGATTCTGAATGGTATTTGTATAACTCTTCCATGGTTCCGAATTCGGAATTGCAATACGAGTCGGATGATTTTCAACCCAACATAAAACTACCTGAATGGTTTGCGGATAAACACATTACCGATTTTTTTAGATACGATCAGGATGCTCTAAACCAACATTGGATCGAACAAGGATTAGCAGTAAATGAAACCGCCATCGCTTTCTATGATGCAGAAATCAAGCCTATACTTAATTCCGCTCAATGCGAGGATTTAGTTTATGATTACAAAATGTTAGTGGGGAATGTATTCAATTTCGAAACCGTGATTAGAGACGGAAATTGGAACTATGAAATGACCACTGATTTTCAAATCAAGCATCAAGAAATTATTGCGAAATACCGCCAAATTTACTGGGCTAATCTTGACAAGTGGAAAGAATCTATGGCATTTTTAAACGATGCAACAAATAAAATTTAA
- a CDS encoding transglutaminase family protein, with the protein MKYKLKHKTLYTYVNEVHNYQSILCLQPQNSAKQICTNFKLEIEPKPSKIYSRTDFFGNIQHYFSLHESHKSLKVIVSSEVEVLNNVVLPLNPITCEEAREKFKTDLALKIEVLQYLLPSQFITWDEDIEAFAKTCLLPEASLFEAILDLIKKIYTEFQFKSGSTNVNTPLKTVLKERKGVCQDFSHLAIASLRSVGIPAKYVSGYIETLPPKGKPKLEGSDASHAWISVYIPEMGWCEFDPTNNMIPQQRHIVTAYGRDFADVSPLKGIIFSSGEHKVKVEVDVIPLV; encoded by the coding sequence ATGAAATATAAGTTAAAACATAAGACTCTTTATACCTACGTAAATGAGGTGCACAATTACCAAAGTATTTTGTGTTTGCAACCACAAAATTCTGCCAAACAAATATGCACCAATTTCAAATTAGAGATTGAACCTAAACCTTCTAAAATATACTCTCGCACGGATTTTTTTGGAAACATTCAGCATTATTTTTCGCTTCATGAATCGCATAAATCATTAAAAGTAATTGTTTCTAGTGAAGTTGAAGTCTTGAACAATGTAGTTCTACCTTTAAATCCAATTACTTGCGAAGAAGCCCGAGAAAAATTCAAAACCGATCTTGCGCTTAAAATTGAGGTTTTGCAATACCTATTACCAAGTCAATTCATTACTTGGGATGAAGATATTGAAGCTTTTGCAAAAACTTGCCTGCTCCCTGAAGCCTCTCTTTTTGAAGCCATTTTGGATTTAATTAAAAAAATATATACCGAATTTCAATTCAAGTCAGGTTCTACTAATGTCAATACGCCACTAAAAACAGTGCTTAAGGAACGAAAAGGTGTTTGTCAGGATTTCTCGCATTTGGCGATTGCCAGTTTGCGTAGCGTTGGAATTCCAGCCAAATACGTTAGCGGTTATATTGAAACTTTACCTCCCAAAGGAAAACCAAAACTAGAAGGTTCTGATGCTTCACACGCTTGGATTTCAGTTTATATTCCAGAAATGGGCTGGTGCGAATTTGATCCGACTAACAATATGATTCCGCAACAGCGCCATATTGTAACAGCTTACGGAAGAGATTTTGCGGATGTTTCGCCACTTAAAGGAATTATTTTTAGTTCTGGTGAACACAAAGTAAAAGTGGAGGTGGATGTTATACCGCTGGTTTAA
- a CDS encoding YchJ family protein translates to MEKAPTAFALMKSRYSAYATHQADYLLATTHSSERKYYSKEEILNWATANEWQKLEIISSTENTVEFKAYFLDKNKVNQVHYEFSTFKQENGSWFYVDGKFE, encoded by the coding sequence TTGCATTGATGAAATCAAGATATTCTGCTTATGCTACACATCAGGCAGATTATTTATTGGCTACAACACATAGTTCAGAAAGGAAATACTATTCGAAAGAAGAAATTTTGAATTGGGCTACAGCCAATGAATGGCAAAAACTGGAAATCATTTCTTCAACAGAAAACACAGTCGAGTTCAAAGCTTATTTTCTGGATAAAAATAAAGTAAACCAAGTGCATTATGAGTTTTCTACTTTCAAACAGGAAAATGGCAGTTGGTTTTATGTAGATGGAAAGTTCGAATGA
- a CDS encoding vWA domain-containing protein, translating into MKDTIKKGFYFKTYEAPFQSPFDKLFTIFKELITHTSGDFDEAIDWLRELDKEYKLTDSAYTIDDFIEDLKKKGYIRDELKDDGTTGTGITAKTERAIRQQALDNIFGNLKRSGSGNHKTKHAGNGDEHTGEFREFHFGDGLERISLTESLRNAQINNGVADFMLTENDLVVEETQYKSQMSTVLMIDISHSMILYGEDRITPAKKVAMALAELITTRYPKDTLDILVFGNDAWTIAIRDLPYLKVGPYHTNTVAGLQLAMDLLRRKRNTNKQIFMITDGKPSCVREKDGTYYMNSNGLDEYIVDKCYNQAQQARKLHIPITTFMIANDPYLQQFVNHFTEANQGKAFYTGLKGLGEMIFEDYETNRKKRIK; encoded by the coding sequence ATGAAAGATACCATTAAAAAAGGATTTTATTTCAAGACGTACGAAGCGCCATTTCAGTCTCCGTTTGATAAACTCTTTACAATTTTTAAGGAGTTAATCACGCATACTTCGGGCGATTTTGACGAAGCTATCGATTGGCTACGGGAATTGGATAAAGAATACAAACTCACGGATTCCGCTTATACCATTGATGATTTTATCGAAGATTTAAAGAAAAAAGGATACATCCGCGACGAACTTAAAGACGATGGAACTACAGGAACCGGAATTACTGCCAAAACCGAAAGAGCTATTCGTCAACAAGCGCTGGATAATATCTTCGGAAATTTAAAACGTAGCGGAAGCGGAAATCACAAAACCAAACACGCCGGAAATGGCGACGAACATACGGGAGAATTTCGGGAATTTCATTTCGGCGACGGATTGGAACGCATTTCCTTGACCGAAAGTTTACGTAACGCTCAAATCAACAACGGAGTAGCCGATTTTATGCTAACCGAAAACGATTTGGTGGTCGAAGAAACCCAGTATAAATCCCAAATGAGTACCGTTTTGATGATCGACATCAGCCACAGTATGATTTTGTACGGCGAAGACCGAATTACGCCTGCCAAAAAAGTGGCGATGGCTTTGGCTGAATTAATCACAACACGCTATCCCAAAGATACACTAGATATTTTGGTTTTCGGAAACGATGCCTGGACGATTGCCATTCGTGATTTACCGTATTTGAAAGTTGGTCCGTATCACACGAATACCGTTGCGGGATTGCAATTGGCAATGGATTTACTCCGCAGAAAACGAAATACCAACAAGCAGATTTTTATGATTACCGACGGAAAACCAAGCTGTGTTCGGGAAAAAGACGGTACGTATTATATGAACAGCAACGGACTCGACGAATATATTGTCGATAAATGCTACAATCAGGCACAGCAAGCCCGAAAATTACACATTCCCATAACCACTTTTATGATTGCCAATGATCCGTATTTACAGCAATTCGTGAATCATTTTACCGAAGCCAATCAGGGAAAAGCTTTTTACACAGGATTAAAAGGTTTGGGCGAAATGATTTTCGAAGATTATGAAACCAATCGTAAAAAAAGAATAAAATAA